Proteins encoded in a region of the Desertifilum tharense IPPAS B-1220 genome:
- a CDS encoding orange carotenoid protein N-terminal domain-containing protein, whose product MTSINTDPNQKALQKFNSLSVDDRLAFLWFVYTEMGESITPAAPGSAAPEIAEGLFNQVKEKSHDEQLQVMRDLVNNADTLICREYGSFSDNTKLLFWYRLSQGMESQIIVPMPPNYEMAEAGDELLEQLKGFDFNQQITFLRDSVMGMGAEPKGGSDI is encoded by the coding sequence ATGACCTCTATTAATACCGATCCCAATCAAAAAGCCTTACAGAAATTCAACTCTCTAAGTGTAGACGATCGGTTAGCCTTTTTATGGTTTGTTTACACCGAAATGGGCGAGTCCATTACCCCGGCTGCACCGGGTTCCGCCGCTCCTGAAATTGCTGAAGGTTTGTTCAACCAAGTCAAAGAGAAATCGCACGACGAACAACTCCAAGTTATGCGCGATTTGGTTAACAACGCTGACACGCTCATCTGTAGAGAGTACGGTTCTTTCAGCGATAATACCAAGTTATTATTCTGGTATCGCCTCTCTCAAGGAATGGAATCGCAAATCATTGTTCCTATGCCCCCCAACTATGAAATGGCAGAGGCTGGCGATGAATTGTTGGAACAACTGAAAGGATTTGATTTCAATCAGCAAATCACCTTCTTACGCGATTCAGTAATGGGAATGGGCGCTGAACCCAAAGGCGGTTCTGATATCTAA
- a CDS encoding DUF6335 family protein — protein sequence MADETYRQGISDRNTGMAENMSQFDADLSAADATPAGELDNNRYQAAVVGEESPGGTTPTPDQDVVEEIAATVGVEMDDRQPLRINDTLERRDRNRSELDPATAEDYEQRRD from the coding sequence ATGGCAGACGAAACCTATCGTCAAGGAATTAGCGATCGCAATACCGGCATGGCTGAAAATATGTCTCAGTTTGACGCTGACTTAAGCGCAGCAGACGCAACTCCCGCCGGAGAACTGGATAATAACCGCTACCAAGCCGCCGTCGTCGGCGAAGAGTCCCCTGGCGGTACCACCCCCACCCCCGATCAAGATGTGGTTGAAGAAATAGCCGCCACCGTCGGCGTCGAAATGGACGACCGCCAACCCTTACGAATTAACGATACCTTAGAGAGACGCGATCGCAATCGTTCGGAACTCGACCCCGCCACGGCTGAAGACTACGAACAACGCCGAGATTAA
- a CDS encoding S8 family peptidase: protein MRKFFLTCLFVIGLGFALFSYPGLSNKGEFDSIVLDFREEKAEQISPKLQEIAQEFGVKPRLNSEFSQADNVYIVEGDRALLQNLRQSGLQKYTEYIEPNYIYTLNAVPNDPDYPKQWNLRSINVEAAWDETHGQGVTVAVIDTGVSRVPDLKDTKFVKGYDFVNDRIAADDDAGHGTHVAGTIAQSTNNGYGVAGIAYEAQIMPLKVLGASGGGTVADIAEAIKFAADNGADVINMSLGGSGESQLMQEAIEYAYQKGVVVIAAAGNSNQNSASYPARYPRVIGVSALDSAGDRAPYSNFGAGVDISAPGGYMNEENPAGGILQNTIDPETGQPIFAAYQGTSMAAPHVAGVAALLKASNIESPDEIANILKEASRKVAEDPLNHFGAGHLDAAASVKLALRGQITFKDFFRWLRDNGYLNPRFWIDGGAIALLPKIGMVLGSYLLAWLLRNYFPFGWSWSLASGLVAGSSGLFFLQGFYLFDVPQWPFRMMGSSIPELGNTVIGSTALNPIFASVLIPAVLIVLFLGHPSWKWFAIGSALGVASCLFISAAIDPAMMWLGGGWLARGFLVINALLCFGLARLAVSGEQKLA from the coding sequence ATGAGAAAATTTTTCCTCACTTGTTTATTTGTGATAGGACTAGGCTTTGCCCTATTCAGCTATCCCGGATTGTCGAACAAAGGCGAGTTTGACTCGATTGTACTAGACTTTCGGGAAGAAAAAGCCGAACAGATTAGCCCGAAACTCCAAGAAATTGCTCAAGAGTTTGGGGTCAAACCCCGACTCAATAGCGAATTTTCCCAAGCGGACAACGTTTATATCGTAGAGGGCGATCGCGCTTTGCTGCAAAACCTGAGACAATCGGGCTTGCAGAAGTACACCGAATATATTGAACCCAACTACATTTATACGCTGAACGCCGTTCCCAACGACCCAGACTATCCCAAACAGTGGAACCTCCGCAGTATTAATGTAGAAGCGGCTTGGGATGAAACCCACGGTCAGGGCGTCACCGTCGCCGTCATCGACACGGGTGTCAGTCGCGTTCCCGACCTCAAAGATACTAAATTTGTCAAAGGTTACGATTTCGTCAACGACCGCATCGCCGCCGATGATGACGCCGGACATGGAACCCACGTCGCCGGAACCATCGCCCAATCCACTAATAATGGTTATGGGGTTGCTGGAATTGCCTACGAAGCCCAAATTATGCCCCTAAAGGTTTTAGGCGCAAGTGGCGGCGGAACTGTTGCCGATATTGCCGAAGCGATTAAATTTGCCGCCGATAATGGTGCAGATGTGATCAACATGAGTTTGGGTGGCAGCGGTGAAAGCCAACTCATGCAAGAAGCCATCGAATACGCCTATCAAAAAGGGGTTGTGGTTATTGCAGCAGCGGGTAATTCTAATCAGAATTCAGCCAGCTACCCCGCCCGCTATCCTCGCGTCATTGGCGTTTCAGCGCTAGATTCCGCAGGTGACAGGGCCCCTTATTCTAACTTTGGCGCGGGTGTAGATATTTCTGCACCGGGGGGTTATATGAATGAAGAAAACCCCGCAGGCGGTATTTTACAAAATACCATTGACCCAGAAACCGGACAGCCCATTTTTGCCGCTTATCAGGGAACCAGTATGGCCGCGCCTCACGTAGCGGGGGTTGCAGCGTTGCTGAAAGCGTCGAATATTGAGAGTCCCGATGAAATTGCCAATATCTTAAAAGAAGCCTCTCGTAAGGTTGCAGAAGACCCCTTAAACCATTTTGGGGCGGGTCATTTGGATGCTGCTGCTTCAGTGAAGTTGGCCTTGCGCGGTCAAATTACCTTTAAGGATTTCTTCCGGTGGTTGCGGGATAATGGCTATCTCAATCCTCGTTTTTGGATTGATGGTGGCGCGATCGCGCTTTTGCCTAAAATTGGGATGGTGCTCGGATCGTACCTACTCGCCTGGTTGCTGCGAAACTACTTCCCCTTCGGTTGGAGTTGGTCGTTAGCCAGCGGCTTAGTTGCAGGTAGCAGCGGTTTATTCTTCCTGCAAGGCTTCTATCTATTTGATGTGCCGCAATGGCCTTTCCGGATGATGGGGAGTTCCATTCCAGAGTTAGGGAACACCGTTATCGGGAGTACCGCTTTAAACCCCATCTTTGCTAGCGTTCTAATTCCCGCCGTTCTCATTGTCCTCTTCTTGGGTCATCCCAGTTGGAAATGGTTCGCCATTGGTTCAGCTTTGGGTGTAGCGAGTTGCTTATTCATTAGCGCCGCTATTGACCCGGCTATGATGTGGTTAGGCGGAGGTTGGTTAGCCCGTGGCTTCCTGGTTATCAACGCGCTACTCTGTTTTGGGTTAGCCCGTTTAGCGGTTAGTGGAGAGCAAAAACTGGCATGA